The Streptomyces sp. TLI_105 DNA segment CCGCGCTGAGGGCGGCGACCCGGCGGGCGTGCCCGGGCGGGGTGCAGCCGGCGATCTCGGTGGCGCGGGCGAGGGAGGCGATGGTCTGCCGGTTGACGGTCCGCACGGCCGCGTACCGCCGGTAGGAGACCTGGGTGAGCAGGAGCGGGACGGCGAGCACGGGCAGCGCCCAGAGGCCTGCGGCGGCGACGCCGAGCGCCATGACGGTGCCGGTCGCGCAGACGGCGGAGCCGATGCCGAGGAAGGCGCGGAGTTCGTCGCGCAGGAGGGGGCCGTACGGGAATCCGGTGCGGGCGCGGAGCAGGAGGGCGGCGAGCACGGCGTCGCACAGGGCGGTCAGGACGAGCAGGAGGACCAGGAAGAGGGCGTACGCGGGGCCCTGGCCGAGGTGCTCGGTGACGGCGCCCGTGTTGTAGAGGGGCTGGAAGCAGAGCGCGGCGAAGCCGGCGGTGAGGACGCGGCGGGCGAGGTGGTCGAGTCCGGGGCCACGGCCGCGGGCGATGTGCGGGACGATCCCGACGAGGCCCGCGGCGACGACGACGGCGACGGTCTGCGGGACGCCGTGGGTGGTGGCGGTGCCGGCGCTGGGCCCGAGCAGGGCGTACGCGAGGGCTCCGGCGGCGGCGAGGGGCGCGGGCTCGCTCCCCCGGGGCTCTTCGACGGCGGGGGGCGTCCCCGTGCCGGGTGCGGCGCCCCAGCGGGCGAGCTCGCCGAGGGCGATGAGGGTGCCGAAGGCGAGGGCGTTGCCGGGTTCGTCGAGGCCGTACCAGAGGGTGCTGCCGAAGCCGACGAGGCCGAGGAGGAGCGCGGCGCCGCGCACGGCGCCGACGGTGAGCGCCCCGGGTCTCATGCGGGCTCCTTGGCGGGTGCGGGGAGGGGGCCGCGCGGCGGGGGGAGCGGCTCCGTCCGTGCCGGGCTTCCGGTCGTCTCGTCGGCGGTGACGGCGGGCTGCCAGCCGTGCCGGTCCAGGGCCTGGACGAGGGCGGTGACCATCCGGGGGTCGAACTGGGTGCCGGCGCAGCGCTCCAGTTCGGCGAGGGCGGTGGGCACCGGGCGGGCCCGGCTGTAGGAGCGGGTGGAGGTCATGGCGTCGAAGGCGTCGGCGACGGCCACGACCCGGGCGAACTCGGGGATCTGCTCCCCGTGGAGCCCGTACGGATAACCGCTGCCGTCCATGCGTTCGTGGTGGTGGAGGATCGCGGCCCGCGCCTCGCCGAGGAAGCCGATGCCGCGGACCATCTCGTGGCCGTACTCGGGGTGCAGTTCGATGACCCGGCGTTCCTCGGGGGTGAGGGGTCCGTCCTTGGTGAGCACCCGGGTGGGCACGCCGAGTTTGCCCACGTCGTGCAGGATGCCGGCGAAGCGGACGACGTCGAGGCGGTCCTCGGCCATGCCGAGCTCACGGGCGATCAGGACGGAGGCCTGGCCGACGCGTTCGCTGTGGCCCCGGGTGTACCGGTCCTTGATGTCGACGGCCTGGACGAGGGCGCGGATGGTGGCCTGGTGGGCGGCGCGCTCACGGTGGTACTGGGCGAAGACCCAGCAGGAGATGTACATGGGGAGGAGCACGAAGAGCGCCGCGACGGGGCCGTACGTGCTGCGCCAGAGCACGGCCATCATCAGTCCGGCGAGGCCGTGGACGGTGTGCGGGGTGAGGGAGCGGCCGAGGAGGCCGCGCCAGGCGGCCCCGGGCGGGAGTCCGCCGGCGGTGGCCCGGATGCCGCCGTCGAGGGCGGTGAGGACCAGGCAGAAGACGAGGGCGGCGGCGCCGGCGGGCAGCAGCGCGTACGGCAGGTCGGGGGCGTGCGGGCCCCGGCCGAGGGCGGTGGGGCTGCCGAGGGCGTCGGCGGCCAGGGCGGCGGCCCAGACGGCGAGGGCCGCGGCGGCGGCCCGCCAGGCGCGGCGGGGTGCGGCGGGCGGCTCCTCGACGCGGCCGAGGAGGCTGCCGGGGATCGCGGTGAGCGCGGCGGCGGCGGGCGGCAGGAGCAGGGCGGCTGCGAGGAGGACGGGGAAGAAGGAGCCGGTGCCCATGGGGAGGGAGCGGCCGAGCGCGCGGCCGATGCGCCGGCAGCGGGCGGGCAGCTCGCAGAGCGCGTACAGGGCGGCGAGGAGTGCGACCGTGCCCCAGGGGACGGCCGCGCCGGGGCGCAGTGCGGGCAGGACGCACGCTCCCGCGCCGAGCAGGGCGCAGCCG contains these protein-coding regions:
- a CDS encoding HD domain-containing protein — encoded protein: MRPGALTVGAVRGAALLLGLVGFGSTLWYGLDEPGNALAFGTLIALGELARWGAAPGTGTPPAVEEPRGSEPAPLAAAGALAYALLGPSAGTATTHGVPQTVAVVVAAGLVGIVPHIARGRGPGLDHLARRVLTAGFAALCFQPLYNTGAVTEHLGQGPAYALFLVLLLVLTALCDAVLAALLLRARTGFPYGPLLRDELRAFLGIGSAVCATGTVMALGVAAAGLWALPVLAVPLLLTQVSYRRYAAVRTVNRQTIASLARATEIAGCTPPGHARRVAALSAAVGRELGLCGTELAVLEHAALMHDIGQLSLVDPVAGGATALLPAEEQRRIALLGGEVVRRTGVPEAVAVVVERQADPYREQPLPARIVRAVNAYDDLAGTGTGEGAAAALGALERLRLGTARDYHPDVVECLARVLARGGAAGVTSAVPG
- a CDS encoding HD-GYP domain-containing protein — its product is MKVIPRAARVYIGCALLGAGACVLPALRPGAAVPWGTVALLAALYALCELPARCRRIGRALGRSLPMGTGSFFPVLLAAALLLPPAAAALTAIPGSLLGRVEEPPAAPRRAWRAAAAALAVWAAALAADALGSPTALGRGPHAPDLPYALLPAGAAALVFCLVLTALDGGIRATAGGLPPGAAWRGLLGRSLTPHTVHGLAGLMMAVLWRSTYGPVAALFVLLPMYISCWVFAQYHRERAAHQATIRALVQAVDIKDRYTRGHSERVGQASVLIARELGMAEDRLDVVRFAGILHDVGKLGVPTRVLTKDGPLTPEERRVIELHPEYGHEMVRGIGFLGEARAAILHHHERMDGSGYPYGLHGEQIPEFARVVAVADAFDAMTSTRSYSRARPVPTALAELERCAGTQFDPRMVTALVQALDRHGWQPAVTADETTGSPARTEPLPPPRGPLPAPAKEPA